In Primulina eburnea isolate SZY01 chromosome 5, ASM2296580v1, whole genome shotgun sequence, a single window of DNA contains:
- the LOC140832609 gene encoding pentatricopeptide repeat-containing protein At1g76280-like isoform X2 gives MELALWRHGDFMEVLKGEIVDALYSGDRNRASHLLSELGGRSHALQAQDFILILEYCAKNPDPLFVMETWKLMEEKDVEFSGRCYFLTIRALCNGGYLEEALNVVSFLEENSDEKATLPMYNNLLKACVQTHSLNYANECLRLMERQGLGKNEITYALLLKLAVLQEDISSVKFFLKECVNFYSLSILTLRRFIWTFTRLRDLESACAALQQMVAVAFQDYPVITKTAEGKLYNSRLDIPMPICDKLILSRRSHNNDIVPPSDAEYCEEEDSGKTEWWAKIGVDGEEVRDGGPSVLQKPISKQVKKLLRWSFNNIIATCASMQNLMLAEKLMSQMQSLGLELSCNTYDGFIRALISVKGFRDGMEVLKVMQQKNMRPYDSTLAAISTSCSRGLELDLAEMFLNQMSQCPSTYPYNAFLEACDTLDQPERALQVIAKMRRLNILPDIKTYELLFSLFGNVNAPYEDGNMLSQVAVAKRIYAIEMDMIRHGIPHNHLSMQNLLKALGTEGMMKELIQYLHVAENKFSHGSTYVGIPIYNTVLHGLVEAKESGVAIEIFRSMISCGYSVDAATYDIMIDCCSNIRCYKSACGMVSMMIRGGFCPNAVTYTALIKNLLKFDRFDEVIKLLEQCSSDGIQPDLVLYNTILHGASDKGRLDVIEFIIERMHQEKIQPDPSTCTHVFSAYVDKGFCITAMEALQVLSLRMISLEDDILEENRLEYEDLIFREDLEAESQIIEIFKDSTNLAVALLYLRWCAISSFPIAWLPSQSPWAKRLSTDNAFRWSG, from the exons ggggaaattgttgatgCGCTATACTCAGGAGATAGAAATAGAGCTTCCCATCTCTTGTCAGAGCTTGGGGGTAGAAGCCATGCATTGCAAGCCcaggattttattttaatacttGAATACTGTGCTAAAAATCCTGACCCATTG TTTGTGATGGAAACTTGGAAACTTATGGAGGAAAAGGATGTTGAATTTAGTGGTAGATGTTATTTTCTCACCATTCGAGCTCTCTGTAACGGTGGTTATTTAGAAGAG GCATTAAACGTTGTAAGCTTTCTAGAAGAGAATTCAGATGAAAAAGCAACACTACCCATGTACAACAATTTGTTGAAGGCCTGTGTTCAAACGCATAGCTTAAATTATGCTAATGAATGCTTGCGTTTGATGGAGCGCCAAGGGTTGGGTAAAAATGAGATAACTTATGCTCTTCTTCTCAAG CTTGCAGTCTTGCAGGAGGACATCTCCtctgttaaattttttttgaaggAGTGTGTCAACTTCTATTCTCTGAGCATTTTAACCCTTCGAAGGTTTATATGGACCTTCACAAGGTTGAGAGATTTGGAATCTGCTTGTGCAGCCTTACAGCAAATGGTTGCAGTTGCTTTTCAGGATTATCCCGTCATCACTAAAACTGCTGAAGGAAAGTTGTATAATTCGAGATTGGATATTCCTATGCCTATCTGTGACAAGTTGATTTTGAGTAGACGTAGCCATAATAATGATATTGTTCCGCCTTCTGATGCTGAATATTGCGAGGAAGAGGACTCCGGTAAGACTGAATGGTGGGCTAAAATTGGCGTGGATGGTGAAGAAGTCAGAGATGGTGGACCAAGTGTTTTGCAGAAGCCTATTTCTAAACAAGTTAAGAAGTTGTTGAGGTGGTCCTTCAATAACATTATTGCAACTTGTGCTAGCATGCAAAATCTCATGTTGGCTGAGAAATTGATGTCACAG ATGCAAAGTCTTGGCTTGGAACTGTCATGCAATACCTATGATGGCTTCATAAGAGCTCTGATTTCTGTGAAAGGTTTTCGTGATGGCATGGAAGTG CTAAAAGTCATGCAACAGAAAAATATGAGGCCTTATGATTCAACTCTTGCAGCCATATCAACAAGCTGTAGTAGGGGTTTAGAACTGGATTTGGCTGAGATGTTTTTGAATCAAATGTCACAATGCCCTTCTACTTATCCTTATAATGCTTTCCTTGAAGCATGTGATACTCTA GACCAACCGGAACGTGCTCTTCAAGTAATTGCTAAAATGAGAAGATTGAATATTCTGCCTGATATCAAGACCTACGAACTGCTGTTTTCATTATTTGGCAACGTCAATGCACCTTATGAAGACGGAAATATGTTGTCACAAGTTGCTGTTGCTAAAAGAATATATGCCATTGAAATGGATATGATAAGGCATGGCATCCCGCACAATCATCTATCAATGCAAAACCTT CTGAAAGCCCTTGGAACTGAGGGAATGATGAAGGAGCTTATTCAGTACTTACATGTTGCTGAAAACAAGTTTTCTCATGGAAGCACTTACGTAGGGATACCCATTTATAACACTGTTTTGCATGGACTTGTTGAGGCTAAAGAA AGTGGTGTTGCAATTGAGATATTCAGGAGTATGATTTCATGTGGATACTCGGTGGATGCAGCCACTTACGATATCATGATTGATTGCTGTAGTAATATAAGATGTTACAAATCGGCTTGCGGAATGGTTTCTATGATGATCCGTGGTGGGTTCTGTCCAAATGCAGTTACTTATACTGCTCTCATAAAG AACTTGTTGAAATTTGATCGCTTCGATGAGGTGATTAAATTACTAGAACAGTGCAGCTCAGACGGGATTCAACCTGATCTAGTGTTGTATAACACCATTCTTCATGGAGCAAGTGATAAG GGACGACTTGATGTGATCGAGTTCATCATTGAAAGAATGCATCAAGAGAAGATCCAACCTGATCCATCAACCTGTACTCATGTTTTCTCTGCATATGTAGACAAAGGCTTCTGTATCACTGCCATGGAAGCATTACAAGTTTTAAGTTTGAGAATGATATCTTTAGAGGATGATATTCTTGAAGAGAACAGGCTTGAGTATGAGGATCTAATTTTTAGGGAGGACTTGGAGGCCGAGTCACAGATTATTGAGATTTTCAAAGATTCTACAAATCTTGCTGTTGCCTTACTGTACTTGAGATGGTgtgccatttcttcatttcCAATAGCTTGGCTACCAAGTCAAAGTCCCTGGGCAAAAAGGCTTTCGACTGATAATGCTTTTAGATGGAGTGGCTAA
- the LOC140832609 gene encoding pentatricopeptide repeat-containing protein At1g76280-like isoform X3 — protein sequence MELALWRHGDFMEVLKFVMETWKLMEEKDVEFSGRCYFLTIRALCNGGYLEEALNVVSFLEENSDEKATLPMYNNLLKACVQTHSLNYANECLRLMERQGLGKNEITYALLLKLAVLQEDISSVKFFLKECVNFYSLSILTLRRFIWTFTRLRDLESACAALQQMVAVAFQDYPVITKTAEGKLYNSRLDIPMPICDKLILSRRSHNNDIVPPSDAEYCEEEDSGKTEWWAKIGVDGEEVRDGGPSVLQKPISKQVKKLLRWSFNNIIATCASMQNLMLAEKLMSQMQSLGLELSCNTYDGFIRALISVKGFRDGMEVLKVMQQKNMRPYDSTLAAISTSCSRGLELDLAEMFLNQMSQCPSTYPYNAFLEACDTLDQPERALQVIAKMRRLNILPDIKTYELLFSLFGNVNAPYEDGNMLSQVAVAKRIYAIEMDMIRHGIPHNHLSMQNLLKALGTEGMMKELIQYLHVAENKFSHGSTYVGIPIYNTVLHGLVEAKESGVAIEIFRSMISCGYSVDAATYDIMIDCCSNIRCYKSACGMVSMMIRGGFCPNAVTYTALIKNLLKFDRFDEVIKLLEQCSSDGIQPDLVLYNTILHGASDKGRLDVIEFIIERMHQEKIQPDPSTCTHVFSAYVDKGFCITAMEALQVLSLRMISLEDDILEENRLEYEDLIFREDLEAESQIIEIFKDSTNLAVALLYLRWCAISSFPIAWLPSQSPWAKRLSTDNAFRWSG from the exons TTTGTGATGGAAACTTGGAAACTTATGGAGGAAAAGGATGTTGAATTTAGTGGTAGATGTTATTTTCTCACCATTCGAGCTCTCTGTAACGGTGGTTATTTAGAAGAG GCATTAAACGTTGTAAGCTTTCTAGAAGAGAATTCAGATGAAAAAGCAACACTACCCATGTACAACAATTTGTTGAAGGCCTGTGTTCAAACGCATAGCTTAAATTATGCTAATGAATGCTTGCGTTTGATGGAGCGCCAAGGGTTGGGTAAAAATGAGATAACTTATGCTCTTCTTCTCAAG CTTGCAGTCTTGCAGGAGGACATCTCCtctgttaaattttttttgaaggAGTGTGTCAACTTCTATTCTCTGAGCATTTTAACCCTTCGAAGGTTTATATGGACCTTCACAAGGTTGAGAGATTTGGAATCTGCTTGTGCAGCCTTACAGCAAATGGTTGCAGTTGCTTTTCAGGATTATCCCGTCATCACTAAAACTGCTGAAGGAAAGTTGTATAATTCGAGATTGGATATTCCTATGCCTATCTGTGACAAGTTGATTTTGAGTAGACGTAGCCATAATAATGATATTGTTCCGCCTTCTGATGCTGAATATTGCGAGGAAGAGGACTCCGGTAAGACTGAATGGTGGGCTAAAATTGGCGTGGATGGTGAAGAAGTCAGAGATGGTGGACCAAGTGTTTTGCAGAAGCCTATTTCTAAACAAGTTAAGAAGTTGTTGAGGTGGTCCTTCAATAACATTATTGCAACTTGTGCTAGCATGCAAAATCTCATGTTGGCTGAGAAATTGATGTCACAG ATGCAAAGTCTTGGCTTGGAACTGTCATGCAATACCTATGATGGCTTCATAAGAGCTCTGATTTCTGTGAAAGGTTTTCGTGATGGCATGGAAGTG CTAAAAGTCATGCAACAGAAAAATATGAGGCCTTATGATTCAACTCTTGCAGCCATATCAACAAGCTGTAGTAGGGGTTTAGAACTGGATTTGGCTGAGATGTTTTTGAATCAAATGTCACAATGCCCTTCTACTTATCCTTATAATGCTTTCCTTGAAGCATGTGATACTCTA GACCAACCGGAACGTGCTCTTCAAGTAATTGCTAAAATGAGAAGATTGAATATTCTGCCTGATATCAAGACCTACGAACTGCTGTTTTCATTATTTGGCAACGTCAATGCACCTTATGAAGACGGAAATATGTTGTCACAAGTTGCTGTTGCTAAAAGAATATATGCCATTGAAATGGATATGATAAGGCATGGCATCCCGCACAATCATCTATCAATGCAAAACCTT CTGAAAGCCCTTGGAACTGAGGGAATGATGAAGGAGCTTATTCAGTACTTACATGTTGCTGAAAACAAGTTTTCTCATGGAAGCACTTACGTAGGGATACCCATTTATAACACTGTTTTGCATGGACTTGTTGAGGCTAAAGAA AGTGGTGTTGCAATTGAGATATTCAGGAGTATGATTTCATGTGGATACTCGGTGGATGCAGCCACTTACGATATCATGATTGATTGCTGTAGTAATATAAGATGTTACAAATCGGCTTGCGGAATGGTTTCTATGATGATCCGTGGTGGGTTCTGTCCAAATGCAGTTACTTATACTGCTCTCATAAAG AACTTGTTGAAATTTGATCGCTTCGATGAGGTGATTAAATTACTAGAACAGTGCAGCTCAGACGGGATTCAACCTGATCTAGTGTTGTATAACACCATTCTTCATGGAGCAAGTGATAAG GGACGACTTGATGTGATCGAGTTCATCATTGAAAGAATGCATCAAGAGAAGATCCAACCTGATCCATCAACCTGTACTCATGTTTTCTCTGCATATGTAGACAAAGGCTTCTGTATCACTGCCATGGAAGCATTACAAGTTTTAAGTTTGAGAATGATATCTTTAGAGGATGATATTCTTGAAGAGAACAGGCTTGAGTATGAGGATCTAATTTTTAGGGAGGACTTGGAGGCCGAGTCACAGATTATTGAGATTTTCAAAGATTCTACAAATCTTGCTGTTGCCTTACTGTACTTGAGATGGTgtgccatttcttcatttcCAATAGCTTGGCTACCAAGTCAAAGTCCCTGGGCAAAAAGGCTTTCGACTGATAATGCTTTTAGATGGAGTGGCTAA
- the LOC140832610 gene encoding O-fucosyltransferase 16-like: MAIPRRRHQFRRRMIPAICAISAALLILFGFLSFLTPSPTGDDHLRRTMMDVEIGDGNRATPEFGVLNSVGVHDRDLWSSKNAKFYHGCSTASNKFAKAAAVTKPNRYLAIATSGGLNQQRTGITDAVVAARILNATLVVPKLDKKSFWKDDSNFSDIFNVDWFISYLAKDVKIIKELPRRKRVQNPYTMRVPRKCNERCYVNRLLPVLVKKHAVQLTKFDYRLSNRLDVDLQKLRCRVNYHALKFTDPILGMGAKLVQRMRVRSKHYVALHLRFEPDMLAFSGCYYGGGDKERKELGKIRRRWKTLHIGDPERGRRQGKCPLTPEEVGLVLRALGYDTDTHIYVASGEVYGGEETLAPLKALFPNFYSKDTIAKKEELQPFSQYSSRMAALDFIVCDESDVFVTNNNGNMAKILAGRRRYFGHKPTIRPNAKKLYRLFLNRNNMTWEEFASKVRVYQRGFMGEPKVRPGRGVFHENPSSCICEDSEAKKTMDPIPKHKKDTNVAVEDQNPNDEPEWSDPEDEDDQMNQLGKFPRNETSSDYDTVPEEPELEEFLSD, encoded by the exons ATGGCCATTCCTCGGCGGCGCCACCAGTTCCGCCGCCGCATGATCCCGGCCATCTGTGCCATTTCCGCTGCTCTGCTAATCCTATTTGGTTTCCTCTCTTTTCTCACTCCCTCTCCTACCGGCGATGATCACCTCCGCCGCACGATG ATGGATGTTGAGATTGGCGATGGAAATAGAGCCACGCCAGAGTTTGGTGTCCTG AACAGTGTGGGAGTGCATGATCGTGATCTTTGGAGCTCTAAAAATGCGAAGTTTTACCATGGGTGCAGCACTGCCAGCAACAAATTTGCAA AAGCAGCTGCTGTTACAAAACCCAATCGATACTTGGCAATTGCAACAAGTGGTGGTCTAAACCAGCAAAGAACTGGg ATAACTGATGCTGTTGTTGCTGCTCGCATCTTGAACGCAACCCTCGTCGTCCCAAAATTGGACAAAAAGTCTTTCTGGAAGGACGATAG CAACTTTTCAGATATCTTCAACGTTGATTGGTTTATATCATATCTAGCAAAAGATGTTAAAATCATAAAAGAGCTCCCCAGAAGAAAGCGTGTTCAGAATCCATATACTATGCGTGTTCCAAGAAAATGCAATGAACGTTGCTATGTTAACCGTTTATTACCAGTACTTGTAAAGAAACAT GCTGTCCAGCTGACCAAATTCGACTATAGACTTTCAAATAGGTTGGATGTGGACCTACAAAAGCTTAGGTGCAGAGTCAACTATCATGCTCTGAAGTTCACAGACCCCATTCTTGGTATGGGTGCTAAATTGGTGCAGAGAATGAGAGTGAGGAGCAAGCACTACGTAGCTCTTCATTTAAG GTTTGAACCTGATATGCTTGCATTCTCGGGATGTTATTATGGtggaggagacaaagaaagaaaGGAATTGGGTAAAATACGGCGGAGGTGGAAAACTTTACAT ATTGGTGATCCAGAGAGAGGGAGACGGCAAGGGAAATGCCCCCTTACTCCTGAGGAAGTTGGTCTTGTGCTAAGAGCCCTTGGGTATGACACAGATACTCATATTTATGTAGCGTCTGGAGAAGTATATGGTGGGGAAGAGACATTGGCCCCCTTAAAGGCTCTTTTCCCCAATTTCTATTCGAAAGATACCATAGCAAAGAAGGAAGAGTTGCAGCCTTTTTCTCAGTATTCCTCTCGAATGGCTGCACTTGATTTTATAGTTTGCGATGAAAGTGATGTGTTTGTTACAAATAACAACGGAAACATGGCCAAAATTTTAGCAGGGCGAAG GAGATATTTTGGACACAAACCGACAATTCGTCCAAATGCTAAGAAGCTGTACAGACTGTTCTTGAACCGAAATAACATGACCTGGGAAGAGTTTGCCTCAAAAGTTCGTGTGTATCAGAGAGGTTTCATGGGAGAGCCGAAGGTGAGGCCCGGGAGGGGTGTTTTTCATGAAAACCCATCTTCCTGCATTTGTGAAGACTCTGAAGCCAAAAAGACCATGGATCCGATCCCAAAACATAAGAAAGACACAAATGTAGCAGTCGAAGATCAAAACCCTAATGATGAACCAGAATGGTCTGATCCTGAAGATGAAGATGATCAAATGAATCAGCTGGGCAAGTTTCCCCGCAATGAAACTTCCTCAGACTATGACACAGTACCCGAAGAGCCTGAGTTGGAGGAGTTCCTTTCTGATTGA
- the LOC140832609 gene encoding pentatricopeptide repeat-containing protein At1g76280-like isoform X4: MQRFPLRVPWKSIANSLSGLRAPEIGRKNGVGFMETWRFYGSSEGYRNAESVRPIQGEIVDALYSGDRNRASHLLSELGGRSHALQAQDFILILEYCAKNPDPLFVMETWKLMEEKDVEFSGRCYFLTIRALCNGGYLEEALNVVSFLEENSDEKATLPMYNNLLKACVQTHSLNYANECLRLMERQGLGKNEITYALLLKLAVLQEDISSVKFFLKECVNFYSLSILTLRRFIWTFTRLRDLESACAALQQMVAVAFQDYPVITKTAEGKLYNSRLDIPMPICDKLILSRRSHNNDIVPPSDAEYCEEEDSGKTEWWAKIGVDGEEVRDGGPSVLQKPISKQVKKLLRWSFNNIIATCASMQNLMLAEKLMSQMQSLGLELSCNTYDGFIRALISVKGFRDGMEVLKVMQQKNMRPYDSTLAAISTSCSRGLELDLAEMFLNQMSQCPSTYPYNAFLEACDTLDQPERALQVIAKMRRLNILPDIKTYELLFSLFGNVNAPYEDGNMLSQVAVAKRIYAIEMDMIRHGIPHNHLSMQNLLKALGTEGMMKELIQYLHVAENKFSHGSTYVGIPIYNTVLHGLVEAKESGVAIEIFRSMISCGYSVDAATYDIMIDCCSNIRCYKSACGMVSMMIRGGFCPNAVTYTALIKLYSVIQHLASFY, encoded by the exons GATATCGGAATGCTGAATCAGTTCGACCAATAcagggggaaattgttgatgCGCTATACTCAGGAGATAGAAATAGAGCTTCCCATCTCTTGTCAGAGCTTGGGGGTAGAAGCCATGCATTGCAAGCCcaggattttattttaatacttGAATACTGTGCTAAAAATCCTGACCCATTG TTTGTGATGGAAACTTGGAAACTTATGGAGGAAAAGGATGTTGAATTTAGTGGTAGATGTTATTTTCTCACCATTCGAGCTCTCTGTAACGGTGGTTATTTAGAAGAG GCATTAAACGTTGTAAGCTTTCTAGAAGAGAATTCAGATGAAAAAGCAACACTACCCATGTACAACAATTTGTTGAAGGCCTGTGTTCAAACGCATAGCTTAAATTATGCTAATGAATGCTTGCGTTTGATGGAGCGCCAAGGGTTGGGTAAAAATGAGATAACTTATGCTCTTCTTCTCAAG CTTGCAGTCTTGCAGGAGGACATCTCCtctgttaaattttttttgaaggAGTGTGTCAACTTCTATTCTCTGAGCATTTTAACCCTTCGAAGGTTTATATGGACCTTCACAAGGTTGAGAGATTTGGAATCTGCTTGTGCAGCCTTACAGCAAATGGTTGCAGTTGCTTTTCAGGATTATCCCGTCATCACTAAAACTGCTGAAGGAAAGTTGTATAATTCGAGATTGGATATTCCTATGCCTATCTGTGACAAGTTGATTTTGAGTAGACGTAGCCATAATAATGATATTGTTCCGCCTTCTGATGCTGAATATTGCGAGGAAGAGGACTCCGGTAAGACTGAATGGTGGGCTAAAATTGGCGTGGATGGTGAAGAAGTCAGAGATGGTGGACCAAGTGTTTTGCAGAAGCCTATTTCTAAACAAGTTAAGAAGTTGTTGAGGTGGTCCTTCAATAACATTATTGCAACTTGTGCTAGCATGCAAAATCTCATGTTGGCTGAGAAATTGATGTCACAG ATGCAAAGTCTTGGCTTGGAACTGTCATGCAATACCTATGATGGCTTCATAAGAGCTCTGATTTCTGTGAAAGGTTTTCGTGATGGCATGGAAGTG CTAAAAGTCATGCAACAGAAAAATATGAGGCCTTATGATTCAACTCTTGCAGCCATATCAACAAGCTGTAGTAGGGGTTTAGAACTGGATTTGGCTGAGATGTTTTTGAATCAAATGTCACAATGCCCTTCTACTTATCCTTATAATGCTTTCCTTGAAGCATGTGATACTCTA GACCAACCGGAACGTGCTCTTCAAGTAATTGCTAAAATGAGAAGATTGAATATTCTGCCTGATATCAAGACCTACGAACTGCTGTTTTCATTATTTGGCAACGTCAATGCACCTTATGAAGACGGAAATATGTTGTCACAAGTTGCTGTTGCTAAAAGAATATATGCCATTGAAATGGATATGATAAGGCATGGCATCCCGCACAATCATCTATCAATGCAAAACCTT CTGAAAGCCCTTGGAACTGAGGGAATGATGAAGGAGCTTATTCAGTACTTACATGTTGCTGAAAACAAGTTTTCTCATGGAAGCACTTACGTAGGGATACCCATTTATAACACTGTTTTGCATGGACTTGTTGAGGCTAAAGAA AGTGGTGTTGCAATTGAGATATTCAGGAGTATGATTTCATGTGGATACTCGGTGGATGCAGCCACTTACGATATCATGATTGATTGCTGTAGTAATATAAGATGTTACAAATCGGCTTGCGGAATGGTTTCTATGATGATCCGTGGTGGGTTCTGTCCAAATGCAGTTACTTATACTGCTCTCATAAAG TTATATTCAGTAATCCAACATCTGGCATCCTTCTACTAG
- the LOC140832609 gene encoding pentatricopeptide repeat-containing protein At1g76280-like isoform X1 codes for MQRFPLRVPWKSIANSLSGLRAPEIGRKNGVGFMETWRFYGSSEGYRNAESVRPIQGEIVDALYSGDRNRASHLLSELGGRSHALQAQDFILILEYCAKNPDPLFVMETWKLMEEKDVEFSGRCYFLTIRALCNGGYLEEALNVVSFLEENSDEKATLPMYNNLLKACVQTHSLNYANECLRLMERQGLGKNEITYALLLKLAVLQEDISSVKFFLKECVNFYSLSILTLRRFIWTFTRLRDLESACAALQQMVAVAFQDYPVITKTAEGKLYNSRLDIPMPICDKLILSRRSHNNDIVPPSDAEYCEEEDSGKTEWWAKIGVDGEEVRDGGPSVLQKPISKQVKKLLRWSFNNIIATCASMQNLMLAEKLMSQMQSLGLELSCNTYDGFIRALISVKGFRDGMEVLKVMQQKNMRPYDSTLAAISTSCSRGLELDLAEMFLNQMSQCPSTYPYNAFLEACDTLDQPERALQVIAKMRRLNILPDIKTYELLFSLFGNVNAPYEDGNMLSQVAVAKRIYAIEMDMIRHGIPHNHLSMQNLLKALGTEGMMKELIQYLHVAENKFSHGSTYVGIPIYNTVLHGLVEAKESGVAIEIFRSMISCGYSVDAATYDIMIDCCSNIRCYKSACGMVSMMIRGGFCPNAVTYTALIKNLLKFDRFDEVIKLLEQCSSDGIQPDLVLYNTILHGASDKGRLDVIEFIIERMHQEKIQPDPSTCTHVFSAYVDKGFCITAMEALQVLSLRMISLEDDILEENRLEYEDLIFREDLEAESQIIEIFKDSTNLAVALLYLRWCAISSFPIAWLPSQSPWAKRLSTDNAFRWSG; via the exons GATATCGGAATGCTGAATCAGTTCGACCAATAcagggggaaattgttgatgCGCTATACTCAGGAGATAGAAATAGAGCTTCCCATCTCTTGTCAGAGCTTGGGGGTAGAAGCCATGCATTGCAAGCCcaggattttattttaatacttGAATACTGTGCTAAAAATCCTGACCCATTG TTTGTGATGGAAACTTGGAAACTTATGGAGGAAAAGGATGTTGAATTTAGTGGTAGATGTTATTTTCTCACCATTCGAGCTCTCTGTAACGGTGGTTATTTAGAAGAG GCATTAAACGTTGTAAGCTTTCTAGAAGAGAATTCAGATGAAAAAGCAACACTACCCATGTACAACAATTTGTTGAAGGCCTGTGTTCAAACGCATAGCTTAAATTATGCTAATGAATGCTTGCGTTTGATGGAGCGCCAAGGGTTGGGTAAAAATGAGATAACTTATGCTCTTCTTCTCAAG CTTGCAGTCTTGCAGGAGGACATCTCCtctgttaaattttttttgaaggAGTGTGTCAACTTCTATTCTCTGAGCATTTTAACCCTTCGAAGGTTTATATGGACCTTCACAAGGTTGAGAGATTTGGAATCTGCTTGTGCAGCCTTACAGCAAATGGTTGCAGTTGCTTTTCAGGATTATCCCGTCATCACTAAAACTGCTGAAGGAAAGTTGTATAATTCGAGATTGGATATTCCTATGCCTATCTGTGACAAGTTGATTTTGAGTAGACGTAGCCATAATAATGATATTGTTCCGCCTTCTGATGCTGAATATTGCGAGGAAGAGGACTCCGGTAAGACTGAATGGTGGGCTAAAATTGGCGTGGATGGTGAAGAAGTCAGAGATGGTGGACCAAGTGTTTTGCAGAAGCCTATTTCTAAACAAGTTAAGAAGTTGTTGAGGTGGTCCTTCAATAACATTATTGCAACTTGTGCTAGCATGCAAAATCTCATGTTGGCTGAGAAATTGATGTCACAG ATGCAAAGTCTTGGCTTGGAACTGTCATGCAATACCTATGATGGCTTCATAAGAGCTCTGATTTCTGTGAAAGGTTTTCGTGATGGCATGGAAGTG CTAAAAGTCATGCAACAGAAAAATATGAGGCCTTATGATTCAACTCTTGCAGCCATATCAACAAGCTGTAGTAGGGGTTTAGAACTGGATTTGGCTGAGATGTTTTTGAATCAAATGTCACAATGCCCTTCTACTTATCCTTATAATGCTTTCCTTGAAGCATGTGATACTCTA GACCAACCGGAACGTGCTCTTCAAGTAATTGCTAAAATGAGAAGATTGAATATTCTGCCTGATATCAAGACCTACGAACTGCTGTTTTCATTATTTGGCAACGTCAATGCACCTTATGAAGACGGAAATATGTTGTCACAAGTTGCTGTTGCTAAAAGAATATATGCCATTGAAATGGATATGATAAGGCATGGCATCCCGCACAATCATCTATCAATGCAAAACCTT CTGAAAGCCCTTGGAACTGAGGGAATGATGAAGGAGCTTATTCAGTACTTACATGTTGCTGAAAACAAGTTTTCTCATGGAAGCACTTACGTAGGGATACCCATTTATAACACTGTTTTGCATGGACTTGTTGAGGCTAAAGAA AGTGGTGTTGCAATTGAGATATTCAGGAGTATGATTTCATGTGGATACTCGGTGGATGCAGCCACTTACGATATCATGATTGATTGCTGTAGTAATATAAGATGTTACAAATCGGCTTGCGGAATGGTTTCTATGATGATCCGTGGTGGGTTCTGTCCAAATGCAGTTACTTATACTGCTCTCATAAAG AACTTGTTGAAATTTGATCGCTTCGATGAGGTGATTAAATTACTAGAACAGTGCAGCTCAGACGGGATTCAACCTGATCTAGTGTTGTATAACACCATTCTTCATGGAGCAAGTGATAAG GGACGACTTGATGTGATCGAGTTCATCATTGAAAGAATGCATCAAGAGAAGATCCAACCTGATCCATCAACCTGTACTCATGTTTTCTCTGCATATGTAGACAAAGGCTTCTGTATCACTGCCATGGAAGCATTACAAGTTTTAAGTTTGAGAATGATATCTTTAGAGGATGATATTCTTGAAGAGAACAGGCTTGAGTATGAGGATCTAATTTTTAGGGAGGACTTGGAGGCCGAGTCACAGATTATTGAGATTTTCAAAGATTCTACAAATCTTGCTGTTGCCTTACTGTACTTGAGATGGTgtgccatttcttcatttcCAATAGCTTGGCTACCAAGTCAAAGTCCCTGGGCAAAAAGGCTTTCGACTGATAATGCTTTTAGATGGAGTGGCTAA